The Phoenix dactylifera cultivar Barhee BC4 chromosome 9, palm_55x_up_171113_PBpolish2nd_filt_p, whole genome shotgun sequence genome window below encodes:
- the LOC120111998 gene encoding uncharacterized protein LOC120111998 encodes MCFKETEALPIVHENYVSCLLKEEVKVSIDELGLFYSVDAIMAEAHELGGSTIVVDRATPKDEDMRYPSRVAQGGYGAYNAYITAATRYAALGAPTLYDHPASVYGRGYFGPPRGMGRKIFVGRLPQEASADDLRQYFSRFWPYLRCLCPKGKIICFSMFHLKLFKMPNPDNGCIILTRI; translated from the exons ATGTGTTTTAAAGAAACGGAGGCATTGCCCATTGTTCATGAAAACTATGTAAGCTGCCTTCTGAAAGAGGAGGTTAAAGTTAGTATTGATGAATTGGGGTTATTCt ATTCTGTTGATGCCATAATGGCAGAAGCTCATGAACTTGGTGGTTCTACTATAGTTGTTGACCGAGCAACTCCAAAG GATGAAGATATGAGATACCCGAGCAGAGTAGCACAGGGTGGCTATGGTGCATACAATGCTTATATTACAGCGGCTACTCGGTATGCTGCTCTAGGTGCTCCTACACTGTATGACCACCCTGCTTCAGTTTACGGAA GAGGGTATTTTGGACCTCCTCGTGGAATGGGCAGAAAGATATTTGTTGGCAGACTTCCACAGGAGGCAAGTGCTGATGATCTGCGGCAATACTTCAGCAGATTTTGGCCGTATCTTAGATGTCTATGTCCCAAAGGTAAAATTATTTGTTTCAGTATGTTTCATCTTAAGCTATTCAAGATGCCTAATCCTGATAATGGTTGCATCATTTTGACCAGGATCTAA